In Phoenix dactylifera cultivar Barhee BC4 unplaced genomic scaffold, palm_55x_up_171113_PBpolish2nd_filt_p 001404F, whole genome shotgun sequence, the following are encoded in one genomic region:
- the LOC103720574 gene encoding BTB/POZ domain-containing protein At1g30440-like, whose amino-acid sequence MACMKLGAKADAFRRQGQAWFCTTGLPSDVTIEVGGISFHLHKFPLLSRSGLLEKLIGEKSDEEEGCIIKLPDVPGGAKTFELVAKFCYGVKLELTASNVVYVRCAAEHLQMTEEIAEGNLIAQTETFLNQVVLRSWKDSVKALQTCDDVLPQAEDLHIVKRCIDCLAIKACTDPNLLGWPMREHGPMQSPGGSVLWNGISTGARLRNSSSDWWYEDVSSLSLPMYKRLISVMESRGIREEIVAGSLTFYAKSRLPGLNRRQSISKAGIRIEPKAAPSEEEQKHLIEELDRLLPLQKGVTSTKLLFGLLRTAMILQASPCCLLNLERRIGMQLDQATLEDLLIPNFYNSMETLYNVDCIHRILEHFLAMDQMTGGVSPGLADDEQLLGSPSLTPITMVAKLIDGYLAEVAPDVNLKLPKFHSLAAAIPEFARPLDDGLYRAIDIYLKAHPWLTESEREELCRLMDCQKLSLEACTHAAQNERLPLRAVVQVLFFEQLRLRTSIAGCLLVSDNLDGSRPLGSGLPLSGEGGGWASAVRENQVLKVGMDSMRMRVSDLEKECSSMREEIEKLALGRKGWSTFRRKFGLDSKSQMRSAQEGSISNEKNTVEKVDKSQPKVTKHTKQLSLDE is encoded by the exons GTTCTGCACAACTGGTCTTCCCAGCGATGTTACTATAGAAGTTGGGGGGATCTCTTTTCATCTTCATAAG TTTCCACTGTTATCCAGGAGTGGTCTTTTGGAAAAATTAATTGGTGAGAAATCTGATGAGGAAGAAGGATGTATCATCAAGCTACCTGATGTTCCTGGTGGAGCAAAAACATTTGAACTTGTTGCTAAGTTCTGCTATGGTGTGAAGTTGGAACTGACTGCATCAAATGTTGTCTATGTACGTTGTGCTGCAGAGCACCTTCAGATGACTGAAGAAATTGCTGAGGGCAACTTGATTGCTCAGACTGAAACCTTCCTTAACCAAGTAGTCCTACGTAGCTGGAAGGACTCAGTCAAGGCACTCCAGACTTGCGATGATGTTCTCCCTCAAGCTGAAGACCTGCACATTGTGAAGAGATGCATTGATTGCTTAGCTATAAAAGCATGTACTGACCCTAATTTGCTCGGCTGGCCAATGAGGGAGCATGGTCCTATGCAAAGTCCTGGAGGAAGTGTCCTGTGGAATGGAATAAGCACAGGAGCCAGGCTGAGAAATAGTAGTTCAGATTGGTGGTATGAGGATGTATCATCCTTAAGTCTTCCAATGTATAAGAGGTTGATCTCAGTAATGGAATCTCGAGGGATCAGAGAAGAGATTGTTGCAGGCTCACTTACTTTCTATGCAAAAAGCCGTTTGCCAGGGCTTAATAGGCGTCAGAGTATCAGCAAAGCTGGAATTCGTATAGAACCCAAAGCTGCACCATCTGAAGAGGAACAGAAGCATCTTATTGAAGAGCTTGATAGGCTGTTGCCTTTGCAGAAGGGTGTGACATCAACTAAGCTTTTGTTTGGTCTTCTTCGCACAGCAATGATTCTGCAGGCCAGCCCATGCTGCCTGTTGAACTTGGAGAGAAGGATAGGAATGCAACTAGACCAGGCCACTTTGGAAGATTTATTGATACCTAACTTCTATAACTCCATGGAAACACTCTATAATGTGGATTGCATTCACAGAATTCTTGAACACTTCTTGGCTATGGATCAGATGACTGGTGGAGTCTCCCCTGGTTTAGCTGATGATGAGCAGCTGTTGGGATCCCCATCTTTGACACCAATTACTATGGTAGCCAAGCTGATTGATGGGTATCTGGCAGAGGTTGCACCGGATGTTAACCTGAAGCTGCCCAAGTTTCATTCACTGGCAGCTGCTATACCAGAATTTGCCCGACCCTTGGATGATGGACTGTATCGTGCCATCGACATATACTTGAAG GCACACCCATGGCTTACAGAGTCTGAAAGGGAAGAGCTATGTCGGCTGATGGACTGCCAAAAGCTCTCCCTTGAGGCTTGCACTCATGCAGCCCAGAATGAGAGGCTTCCACTTCGAGCTGTGGTCCAAGTTCTCTTCTTTGAGCAGCTTCGGCTGAGGACTTCTATCGCTGGATGCCTCCTTGTGTCGGACAACCTTGATGGTTCAAGGCCTTTGGGGAGTGGCCTTCCACTCTCGGGTGAGGGTGGTGGGTGGGCATCAGCTGTTAGGGAGAACCAAGTCTTGAAGGTGGGCATGGACAGTATGAGGATGAGAGTGTCTGATCTTGAAAAGGAGTGCTCAAGCATGAGGGAGGAGATTGAGAAGCTGGCCCTGGGAAGGAAAGGTTGGAGCACCTTCCGGAGGAAGTTTGGGCTCGATAGCAAATCCCAGATGCGTAGTGCCCAAGAAGGTTCCATAAGCAATGAGAAAAATACAGTTGAGAAGGTTGATAAATCGCAACCAAAGGTTACGAAGCACACGAAGCAATTATCTTTAGATGAATGA